Below is a genomic region from Sorghum bicolor cultivar BTx623 chromosome 9, Sorghum_bicolor_NCBIv3, whole genome shotgun sequence.
GGAGAAATGAGCATTTTTCAGAAATGGACATGGAGAAATGCGTGGCGTGGTGCTTGGTAAATCGTATAGCGAACTTctttggattttctcaaagcAATTTCATTGCTAAATAGGGTTGGTAATGTAGTACGAGCATAGGGAATGGTCAGGTATTTGGAAGTTTTGAAACACCGACCCACCCCACTCCAACCTGAAATTCCGTGTTGTTTTTAGTACGCATCTGGGATTCTGTGCAAAATACGAGCAGTGTTTGTTGGGTGTATGGAGGTGGATGGGATGGACCATCATGGATGGAAAGGGCCGAAGAGGATGGCATCCTGGTTCAGAAGAGGATGGACGGGACAAATCTGGGGCGAGATGCTATAGGTTGATTGTTTGGTTACCTGATgattcacaatttttggttgaGATGTACAGGTTGATTGTTTGGTTAGCTTACGATGCATGATTTTTGTTTGGATGGCTGTATGGTACGGTATGAGTTGGTACAAAATCATGTGCGGTTGGTTGTATAGGTCCATCCACACTTTTGGTGAAAAAAGAACTTTTTGAAAATAACAACAATAGATAATAAAGAATAAAATTAATCAGGACAATTCACCACTGATCTACATTATGCTATATTAAACGGTCTCTACTATAATCACATTCCATATACTGCCATAGTAGCCTGTCCAGGTTGTTCCATACAGACTAGAGTCACACACTACCACCCTCCATACAACCAAACCATCACATTACACAAAGTTCTTTTTTTCCATCCCTAGTGATTAGACCAAaataccaccacatcatcagagTACTTAAATTAGTTCGGACCTGTGATTCTTGATGTACCTAGCCACCCATATAATTTTGCTAGTAAGTTGAGGCAGTGCATAAAATGCCCTTGCAAGTGGAGGATTCTCACACAGATAAGCATAGTAGTGCTCAAGATGTGCCTCCTCAAACCCTGGGATGCTCTTTAGCTCTTCATACAACCCCTTTGGAACAGGAAGGTCAGGTTGTTCAGAAAGCTTTTTTATAGACGAAGCAAGTTCGCCAAGGGTCCGACTCATTATCACAACCAAGTCATCATCAGTATAAATCCTCTGCTTCTTTGATGGTGGCTGTTTAGTACCTGAGGACTCTGCACCATTGTTGCCTAAGTGTGTTCCATCATCAGTAACGATTTGTTCACTTGGCTCACTAGACATGGGTTTTGGTGCATTATCTGTTTCAGTCACTGTTGGTGCATTATCTGTTTCAGTCACAATTGGTGCATTATCTCTTTCAGCCCCAATTGGTGCATTATCTGTTCCAGTCACAATTGGTGCATTATCTGCTTCAGTCACAATTGGTGCACTATCTGTTTCAGTCACTTCAACGCCAAGTGGCTCATTTGATCCGTTAGCATATGCACCAGTTTCATCCACAGTTGGTGCATTATATGTTTCAGTCACTTCAACACCAAGTGGCTCATTTGATCCTTTACCATATGCAGTGGCTGCCAATTTTTTGCCACATATAGTTGCCATCTCATGATAGTGATCAATAGGAATGTTCAAGTAGTTGGCATCTTCACGGTGGTCCTACAAGTCAAAATCCATATCACGATAGGAAAATATATGTTGCACCTAAAATTGCAACAATCAAACTATAAGAAGATGCTGATTACTTGCCTTAATATGATTATTGTAATGCTCTGCATCAAGACCGATTATGCAATTATGTTCATCCCAAACAGCTCCATTcaagttcttcagcttctcaatCTTTGCATAAATCCTTTTCCACTTCCTAAGATGGTTACCAACTTGTCCACCGCTGCGCTGGACACCTAGTTTCTCATACAAAGCTCTAGCACAACTGTTAAGATGAGCTTGCTTGAAGCCGCTCGTGGTTTTAGTTCCACTCGCAACTAGGTTAGCCAAATATTTGAGTACAAAACTAGACATTGCGTTGGACCAATAGACCTGTCCAGCTCCACCCTTGCCTGCCATGTTGTCCCCATGTTGCTCTAGGTCCATGTCCTGTGAAGTTGTAAAAATATGACAATGAGCACCAAGATAAATTGTTACAAAGATTCAATAGGAAAAAAAATGCAGGGATGCagtaaaaaagagaaaaacacaCATTAATTAATATAAACGGCCCAAGGTCCGGTTATTGCAATGACAATACTGAAGATTTGTTCACAACATTAGTAGTACATCACATAAAGAAAGCAAGCAGGACAAGGCCCACGTCATTGTCATTACTAGTTCACTATTACATAAAGCACTACATATTAGTTGTCACAGTGATTATAACGATATGCCCACATTCTCTCAGTAATCATTTGTCTCTTTTCTATCATTAACATATGGTTATTTGCTTGTTCTCGTGCTGCCCTCCGTGGCTTTGGTGTCCAGTTGTCCTCTGGTAGAATGAACATCAAGATCTACAGCTCCCAATACATTTTGGAATGCGAATAACTTCCAATGATGAAAGAAGACTTACTATTACATGCTCTTATATCTGTCCCATCAATTGCTCCAATACAATCCTATATGGTCAATATATTACAAAATTTTGTAATATATTACAAAATTCGACAATTTGGATTGTCATATATGGATCTCATCTTGGGTCCCCTGCAATTTTGGCCAGGGTATCCAAAAAAGGTGCCCGAATAAGCTGATTGCTTAGTTCCCCAATGGCATGTAGGACTAGGTTGAAATATATGCTATCCGTCTCATCTAACCTAATGAATAGTCCCAACTAGCTTAATTTTTAGGTTGTGTCCGACTGTATTAAAAAACACGGCTACTTATTCCTCAATATCACATGGATAGCATCATGGAACAAGGAGCGTTTGAGTAAAACTTGACAAAACTGAAAGAAAGGACATCTCTTAAGCCTTGTCATTTTGGTGCAGGTTGCATTATCCTTGTAAATTCTTGTGTTTAGATAATCAAAACTATTCTTGTTCCTTTCCTCCCAAGTCTTGTGTTTAGATAGTCAATCCTATTCTTATTGCTTTCCTCCCAATTCTTGTGTTCAGATAGTCAATCCTATTCTTATTGCTTTCCTCAAATGGACCATTAAGTAATATGATGCCTTTGTGTTCTCAACCTAGACCGAAAAAACAAAACCACCATACAAGCAGCTAAAAAGTAGCATCGTTGATGAGTACAATTTTTTTCCCGTCTAATCTGCCTGTCATCCCATTTACAATGTCCAAGGGAACGCATACACTATATAAGTTTTGGTTTTAAACAAGAGAATATAATCCTCTATTAACAAGGACTGAAAGACATATAGTGAtcattatataatttttttcccGTCTAATCTGCCTGTTCTCCCATTTGTAATGTCTAAGGGAATGCAAACACTACATAagttttttttagaaaggaGAATACAATCCTCTATTAATTAACAAGGACAGAAATGGCATCCACACTGATGCAACACATGAGAAATCAGGGAGAGGGACCAGGAATCTGCAATCCAACATATCAACCTGTGTTAACTTCAGAACGAATCCGGTAGGAGAACTTGAGGTTGGAAAAACGCAAACCCCTTGGGCCTCTGATTCATCATCCAATTGCAATCAAGCACCACACAACGTAACCCTAGCAACTAGAGAGAAGGGTGACGAGGAGGGGTCGGTCGATCACCTGCGGAGGCGGCGTCGCCATGAGAGAACGGCCAGGCGCCGGCAGCAGCAGTCCGTGCGGCTCCGGTTGGTTCCCGCTGGAGGGAGAGCCGAGTCGCCGAGAGGGAGGGGGGGAGCAGGAGGGGTGGGAGGAAAGCGAGACGCTCCGTCCCGGACGGCGTCGTTCGGTGAGGATTTCCCCGCACGGGATGATGCGGCATCTAGAGAAGATATCCGATAATCCGATCCATGCATGGTTCGGTCCCGAACCACATGCTGCAAGGAAAAAGTTTACTTTTCCTCACAAATTTCCAGAAAGTTCGTTTTTCCTCCCTCAGTTCTAAAACTAGACAAATCATCTCTCTCAACTTTTCAAACCGTATATTTTATCTTTCTAGAGCGGTTTCGAAGGCGGTTTTGCTATAGTGAATGAAGGTTTTGCTAAAGTAACAATGTattctccttttcttctttaattATTTCAATCGAACCtttaaaaattatagtaaatcaccgaaaaatcataaaatagaaaatctattttttggactctacataagtagatctacacaataaacatataatatggtatgcttcagtacaaagtttttctataaatgttttgtctttttatgttttatttatttgggctaaatctttaaaaaatcataataaattacaaaaaaatcataaaatggaatatctaattttgttagactccatATGAGCATATCTACACATTAAATATTTATAGATTTAGAGTGTATATGACCAAACTAAATGcgtagacaaagtatatgatcatactaaccATCTTTAaggtgatatgtatgttaaggccttgtttagtttccaaaaaattttgcaaaatttttcagattctccgtcacatcgaatctttagacgcatgcatggagtattaaatatagacgaaaataaaaactaattacacagtttggtcgaaattgacgaaacgaatcttttgagtctaattagtccatgattggacaatatttgtcaaatacaaacgaaagtgctacagtatcaattttgcaaaattttttggaactaaacaaggcctaagtatgtattttttttaaaaaagagggGAAACCTCTTCTTTTAAGAAAGCAAGCAGTTTGGATACAAACTGGGGTAGCCAGTGACAAACAAAGCACAAAAAGGAACAAAGAGCAGACCAAACACCTCTGGACACACTACTCAAATCTCATGAACATCAGTTGACATCGTCGCGTTCGTCTTGAAGCTTCGCATCCAGCAAACCACCCTATCCTTCACTTGAGACATCTTCCATCTGTCGTCTTCCTTAAGCAGTATCATCCACTTCTATAACAAGGATAAAGCACCATACACTACATCAGATGGCATATTAGGAAATACTTTTTCAATAGCCATCTTATTTCTAGTCACCCAAAGTGTCCAGGCAAAGCCGGCAAACACAAACATAATAAGCCGAGATGGCGAAGGCCCCTTGCCATGTAACCAGCTTTCCAACAGCTCGTGTAAAGATCTAGGCACTGACTCCAAATCAAACGCTTCTTTTAAGATTGCCCAAAGCATTCTTGCTAAGGGACAATCAAAGAAGAGGTGATTAACATTTTCAAAAACATTACAGACACAACATTTACCATCCCCTTTCCAGCCTCGTTTGATCAAAGAAAGCCCAACCTGCAATTTATTATTGAAGATCTGCCAAAGGaaaaaattttatctttaaCGGGATTTTGCATTTCCAGATAATGCCAGCTACCCTACTAGGTATGCCTCTGTTGGACAAGAATCTATAAAGGGATTTGGTTGTGAAAGATTTAGACTTATCAAGGGCCCAGAACACTGTATCAGGATTGTCATTTATCGAAATATGTTGCAGCTTATCATATAGCACTGTCCATCTTTCGAACTCCTCACTAGAAAGAGCTCTATGGAAGTCTATAAACCAATCCTGATTCACCCGACAATCAGAAACAGTGCTATATGGATCTCTCACCATTCTGTAAAGATCATCATACTGAATCTTAAGTGGAACCTACCTTAACCAACAATCTTCCCAGAACTGACAGTTCCTACCATTCCCCACTCTAAAGGTTGCCCCCCATTTAAACTGATGTTTAATTTTATGTAGTCCTTGCCAAAACTGGGAACACCCTTTGCTTTTGGAAGAAAAAAAGTTAACCCCTACCATGTATTTAGCTTTTAGGAGTTTAAACCACAAAGCATCTGGCTCTTGCAGAATCTTCCAAATCCATTTAACTAGCAGACAATCATTCATCAACCTAGTATTAATAATTCCCAAACCCCCCAAGTCTTTTGGTCTGGACACCATATCCCATTTAGCCATGTGATATCTGAACTTGTCTTCAGCCCCTTGCCACAGAAAGTTAGCCCTAATAGTATCCATGTTCTTATGCACCCCATCTTGTAACCAGTAAAACCCTATGCAATATAAGGGAATACTACTAAGACAAGAATTAGTAAGGATTTGTCTCCCCCCAGAAGTCAGGTGTTTACCCTTCCAAGGATCAAGTCTTTTAAGAATTAGTATGTTAAGTATGTATGCATACATGGAGTgtgtggttatacttattatatatattacggtagtgacattttagtaatatattaaaaatatggaTTCCTACGAAATCTTTTTgcatggtaagatctagagtatcttaatatgaagTATATAAAaatactcaaaccgataaacagATATAAACACATGCATAATGTGGTTTTTGGAGATGTGAGTAACTACTCCCGGGAATACGGAAATGAACCCTATATATATGCGCACTTTATTAATTATCATCATTTGACTAGAGTTTGAATAACAAACTCTAGGAATTCATCGTCCTAAATACAATGCCATATTCTTTTGAAGATAAAGCTACTCTAGAGAATTCATGTGCCACATTTTTAGCTTCCCGGTCACACTTCTCGATCAGTATTGCATAAAAAATTAGTCATAAAAGGAAACAATCATCGTAGATCGGAGCACCTGCTGTTGATGAAGAGACTCCCAGCCTTAGTATGAACAACCTCTACACAATTAGATTGTATAATGAATCCATTGCAGCCTATGTGATGAGCTAGCcgtaacccctccttgaatgcaTTGCCTCTGCGCTGTTGGGGCATCGACAACGTGCTCCATGTATGTACATGAGCCTGCTATGAAAGAGCCATTAGAATCTCTAATTACCGCCCATGTGCCTCCTCTACTATCAACATCTCTGAAGCTTCCATTGACATTTATCATCAATTTCCCATCCGGTAGCTTCTTCCACCTTCCCTCTGTCTGACAGTCCTCTGTGCAACTCTATGATAATTCGTCGCCGGGGTAGC
It encodes:
- the LOC8080097 gene encoding uncharacterized protein LOC8080097 is translated as MATPPPQDMDLEQHGDNMAGKGGAGQVYWSNAMSSFVLKYLANLVASGTKTTSGFKQAHLNSCARALYEKLGVQRSGGQVGNHLRKWKRIYAKIEKLKNLNGAVWDEHNCIIGLDAEHYNNHIKDHREDANYLNIPIDHYHEMATICGKKLAATAYGKGSNEPLGVEVTETYNAPTVDETGAYANGSNEPLGVEVTETDSAPIVTEADNAPIVTGTDNAPIGAERDNAPIVTETDNAPTVTETDNAPKPMSSEPSEQIVTDDGTHLGNNGAESSGTKQPPSKKQRIYTDDDLVVIMSRTLGELASSIKKLSEQPDLPVPKGLYEELKSIPGFEEAHLEHYYAYLCENPPLARAFYALPQLTSKIIWVARYIKNHRSELI